In Candidatus Angelobacter sp., the sequence CTCGTCAGTGACGGAGTCGTAAACGAGGGCTACTGGAGCACGACGCTCGGTTTGCGTGGCTGGCCGGCAACCGGAGAGGAAATGATCGTGGCGAGAAACATCCAGCTCGCAGAATTGACCGGTGCTCACGTGCACTGCCAGCATTTAAGCGCAAGCGGGAGTGTGCGATTGATCCGGGAGGCCAAAAGGCGCGGGGTGCGGGTTTCCGCTGAAGCGTGCCCCCATCATTTCGTGCTTACCGACGCCGCAGTCGCCGGCAGTGAGAAGTTTTGGAATGACGATGGCAGGAGTGTTTTTGGGTACGACAAGAGTGACACGGCCGGGCCGGATTGGCCGGCGTACGACACCAATTTTAAAATGAATCCCCCCCTTCGCTCGGCACAGGATCGCGACTCGATCATCGAAGGCATCGCCGACGGGACGCTGGAGGTTCTCAGTAGTGATCACGCGCCACATTGTGACTACGAAAAGGAGGTCGAATTCGACTACGCGCCGTTTGGAATCACAGGGCTTGAAACGGAACTGTCGTTGTCGCTCATGCAATTGTATCACACAAAGCGCCTCGGCCTTTCCGACCTCATCGGGAAATTCACAGTGTCTCCCGCACGCCTGTTGCGCCTTGCCAAGGGCACGCTGGCCACAGGCAGTGACGCGGACGTGACCGTCTTCGATCCCGAGCGCGAATGGATTTTCGGTAAAGATCAAACCGCAAGCAAATCATTCAACAGTCCGT encodes:
- a CDS encoding dihydroorotase, with the protein product MSSLLLTGGRVIDPAARFDAIADLFINEGRIATIGPEAGAQASADCERLDVSGKIVCPGLIDLHVHLREPGQTAKENIATGTAAAARGGFTSIVCMPNTSPAIDNAGTVALIRERADRNGVVNVFITGAITKGIMGEELAPIGSLKRAGVVAITDDGHCVQNNELMRRALEYALMFDLPVMDHCQDYSLVSDGVVNEGYWSTTLGLRGWPATGEEMIVARNIQLAELTGAHVHCQHLSASGSVRLIREAKRRGVRVSAEACPHHFVLTDAAVAGSEKFWNDDGRSVFGYDKSDTAGPDWPAYDTNFKMNPPLRSAQDRDSIIEGIADGTLEVLSSDHAPHCDYEKEVEFDYAPFGITGLETELSLSLMQLYHTKRLGLSDLIGKFTVSPARLLRLAKGTLATGSDADVTVFDPEREWIFGKDQTASKSFNSPFYGWRLKGKAVTTIVGGRVVWCEKSATTVSRGHFAIKA